The following coding sequences lie in one Spirosoma sp. KUDC1026 genomic window:
- a CDS encoding DUF4126 domain-containing protein, translated as MTNTYLKSFGIGVIAGMRSMMAPALLSRKLVRTIPAKQPTKPVHYLALPPVSIGLAVMAGGEIIGDKVPGAPNRTKPAVLGGRIVSGAGCGAAISEVEGGQAPLGALLGGLGAVVGTLVFFRMRTFLDHDLGIPDTIGALAEDALAIGAGWSIVNSIEVAPQPEGAM; from the coding sequence ATGACGAATACGTATTTGAAATCGTTTGGAATAGGCGTAATCGCTGGAATGAGATCCATGATGGCTCCTGCTTTATTAAGCCGGAAGCTGGTACGTACTATTCCTGCTAAACAGCCAACAAAACCCGTTCATTATCTGGCGTTGCCTCCTGTGTCGATAGGGCTCGCCGTAATGGCGGGTGGCGAAATAATTGGTGATAAAGTGCCTGGTGCCCCTAACCGGACCAAACCGGCCGTTCTGGGCGGTCGTATTGTGTCCGGCGCTGGCTGCGGGGCTGCTATCAGTGAAGTTGAAGGTGGGCAGGCTCCACTGGGTGCGCTGCTGGGCGGACTGGGTGCCGTAGTCGGGACGCTGGTTTTTTTCCGGATGCGGACCTTCCTGGATCATGATCTGGGAATTCCGGATACCATCGGTGCCCTGGCCGAAGATGCGCTGGCCATCGGGGCAGGCTGGTCGATTGTCAACAGCATTGAGGTCGCTCCCCAACCGGAAGGAGCCATGTAG
- a CDS encoding ATP-binding cassette domain-containing protein gives MSITITADQVGKKYRKEWIFRRIDLALSSGTSYTFVGPNGSGKSTLLQVLSGSLPATEGKLTYSINNTQQEEDTWFRHVSIAAPYLELIEELTLDELLIFHQTFKPFKAGLSIDLIIDRMMLQRARHKEIKYYSSGMKQRVKLGLAFFSVSPVVILDEPTSNLDRQGMNWYRDEVRQLDVDQLLLIGSNQPDEYDFCPNVIDVTQWK, from the coding sequence ATGTCCATAACCATTACCGCTGATCAGGTCGGAAAAAAATACCGGAAAGAGTGGATCTTCCGCCGGATCGATCTGGCGCTGAGCAGCGGCACCAGCTATACATTCGTGGGACCCAATGGCAGCGGCAAATCAACCCTGCTGCAGGTGCTGAGCGGCAGCCTGCCCGCAACGGAAGGTAAGCTGACGTATTCGATCAATAACACCCAACAGGAAGAGGATACTTGGTTTCGGCACGTCAGCATAGCAGCTCCGTATCTGGAACTGATTGAGGAATTAACGCTCGACGAACTGCTGATTTTTCACCAGACGTTCAAGCCCTTCAAAGCAGGACTGAGCATCGATTTGATCATTGACCGTATGATGCTCCAGCGGGCCAGGCACAAGGAGATTAAGTATTACTCGTCGGGGATGAAACAGCGGGTGAAACTAGGGCTTGCTTTTTTCTCAGTATCGCCTGTCGTTATCCTGGATGAACCCACCTCGAATCTGGATCGGCAGGGTATGAACTGGTACCGCGATGAAGTCCGGCAATTAGACGTCGATCAATTGCTGCTAATCGGCTCCAACCAACCCGACGAATACGACTTCTGCCCGAACGTAATCGACGTTACACAGTGGAAGTAA
- the lpxA gene encoding acyl-ACP--UDP-N-acetylglucosamine O-acyltransferase: MIQPLAYIHPEAKIAQNVVIEPFAIIHKDVEIAEGTWIGSHAVINEGARIGRNCKIYSGAVISATPQDLKFKNEYTKTIIGDNTTIREYATISRGTEEHWKTEIGSDCLIMAYAHVAHDCRIGNHCIVINNVQMAGHVHMGDWSIIGGSSSVHQWVKIGAHAMISGGSLVRKDVPPFTKAAREPLAYTGINSIGLRRRGFENDKINQIQEIYRYIYMRGLNNADALTRIELELPPSDERDEIVNFIRSSERGIMRGPSSGSERD, from the coding sequence ATGATTCAACCACTAGCTTATATCCATCCTGAAGCGAAGATTGCGCAAAATGTTGTCATTGAACCGTTTGCCATTATTCATAAAGATGTTGAAATCGCTGAAGGAACCTGGATTGGCTCGCATGCCGTCATCAACGAAGGCGCCCGGATTGGCCGGAACTGCAAGATTTATTCCGGTGCGGTAATCTCAGCAACCCCACAGGACCTCAAGTTCAAGAACGAATACACCAAGACCATCATCGGCGACAACACGACCATTCGTGAGTATGCCACCATCAGCCGGGGTACCGAAGAACACTGGAAAACGGAGATCGGGTCAGATTGTCTGATTATGGCCTATGCGCACGTAGCGCACGACTGCCGGATCGGTAATCATTGCATTGTTATTAACAATGTACAGATGGCAGGCCACGTTCACATGGGCGATTGGTCGATTATTGGTGGATCGAGTTCAGTGCATCAGTGGGTTAAAATTGGTGCTCATGCTATGATTTCAGGTGGATCGTTAGTGCGCAAAGACGTACCGCCTTTCACAAAAGCGGCTCGTGAGCCATTAGCTTACACGGGGATTAATTCTATTGGTCTACGTCGACGGGGTTTCGAGAATGATAAGATTAACCAAATTCAAGAAATCTACCGATACATTTATATGCGCGGCCTGAATAACGCTGATGCATTAACGCGAATTGAACTTGAGCTACCGCCATCCGACGAACGTGACGAAATAGTCAACTTCATTCGTAGTTCCGAGCGTGGCATCATGCGTGGTCCCTCGTCTGGTAGCGAACGCGACTAA
- a CDS encoding bifunctional UDP-3-O-[3-hydroxymyristoyl] N-acetylglucosamine deacetylase/3-hydroxyacyl-ACP dehydratase produces the protein MNTKQQTIQKAVSVSGVGLHTGVSATMTFLPAPTNHGYKFQRVDLPGQPIVDADVDNVVDLSRGTTIEQSGARIHTVEHTLAALVGLQLDNILIQLDGPEPPIMDGSSIQFIEALRSAGIEEQNATRNYFEVSEYVHYRNPEKDIELAALPLNDYRLTVMVDYNSRVISSQHAYLNDISEFPEQIASCRTFVFLHELETLYRQNLIKGGDLTNAIVIVDRDVNDGELDYLADLLNKPKVSVNKQEGILNNLDLHYPNEMARHKLLDMVGDLALIGRPIKAQILAARPGHAANVAFAKKIKKLMQKNAANQVPQYDPKQPPVLDINRISQLLPHRYPFQMIDKIIALDENSVVGVKNVTMNEPFFPGHFPGNPVMPGVMQLEAMAQTGGILVLSTVPDPENYWPFLVGIENCRFRRNVLPGDTVIFKCEFTSPMKRGIVKMQGRGYVGNQLVCEADMIASLVKKK, from the coding sequence ATGAATACCAAACAACAGACGATTCAGAAGGCTGTATCCGTGTCGGGCGTAGGTCTGCACACAGGCGTTTCGGCGACGATGACCTTTCTGCCAGCCCCCACCAATCACGGCTACAAATTTCAGCGGGTTGATCTACCAGGGCAGCCCATAGTGGATGCTGACGTTGACAATGTCGTAGATTTATCGCGGGGAACTACCATCGAGCAAAGCGGAGCCCGTATCCACACCGTCGAGCATACCCTGGCTGCCCTGGTTGGCCTGCAGCTGGACAACATACTGATTCAGCTGGACGGCCCCGAGCCCCCTATCATGGACGGCTCGTCCATTCAGTTTATCGAAGCGTTACGGTCGGCCGGCATTGAAGAGCAGAACGCTACCCGTAACTATTTCGAAGTAAGCGAATATGTTCACTACCGCAATCCGGAGAAGGACATTGAGCTAGCCGCCCTGCCCCTCAATGATTACCGGCTGACGGTGATGGTTGACTACAACTCAAGGGTAATCAGCAGCCAGCACGCTTATCTGAACGATATCAGCGAATTTCCCGAACAGATTGCCAGCTGCCGCACGTTTGTGTTCCTGCATGAGCTGGAAACGCTCTACCGGCAGAATCTCATCAAAGGCGGAGACCTGACCAATGCAATCGTTATCGTTGACCGCGACGTGAACGACGGCGAACTGGATTACCTGGCCGACCTGCTCAATAAGCCGAAGGTCAGTGTGAACAAGCAGGAAGGCATCCTGAATAATCTGGACCTGCACTATCCGAATGAGATGGCGCGCCATAAACTGCTCGACATGGTGGGCGATCTGGCCCTGATCGGTCGGCCCATCAAGGCGCAGATTCTGGCCGCCCGGCCGGGCCATGCGGCTAACGTAGCCTTCGCGAAAAAGATCAAAAAACTGATGCAGAAGAACGCGGCTAACCAGGTACCTCAGTACGACCCCAAACAGCCGCCGGTCCTGGATATCAACCGGATTTCGCAGTTACTCCCCCACCGCTACCCGTTCCAGATGATCGACAAAATCATCGCTCTGGACGAGAACAGCGTCGTTGGCGTAAAAAACGTTACGATGAACGAGCCCTTCTTTCCGGGGCACTTTCCGGGCAACCCGGTTATGCCGGGCGTAATGCAGCTGGAAGCGATGGCCCAGACGGGTGGTATTCTGGTCCTCAGCACCGTACCCGATCCTGAAAACTACTGGCCGTTTTTGGTAGGTATTGAGAATTGCCGGTTCCGGCGCAACGTTTTACCCGGCGACACAGTAATCTTTAAGTGTGAGTTTACCTCACCCATGAAACGTGGTATCGTAAAGATGCAGGGCCGGGGCTACGTGGGGAATCAGTTGGTTTGCGAAGCCGATATGATTGCCAGCCTGGTCAAGAAAAAATAA
- the lpxD gene encoding UDP-3-O-(3-hydroxymyristoyl)glucosamine N-acyltransferase yields the protein MEFTVRQIATLLAGDVVGDDTLVISGLAKIDEGQPGDISFLSNLKYETHLYTTGSSAVIVDRTFEAKKAVAATLIQVDNAYSAFTRLLEEYYKLISFSRQGVEEPSFVGENSQLGEKIYRGAFSYIGRNCRIGQNVKIYPHAYVGNNVTIGDNTIIHTGARVLDDCLVGNHCVIHPNAVIGSEGFGFAPQADGTYKTIPQLGNVVLEDYVNVGSNTTIDCATLGSTIIRRGAKLDNLIQIAHNVEIGQNTVIAAQTGISGSTKIGDNCVIAGQVGFAGHLTIANGTKVGAQSGVGKNVTQEGLSINSSPAFDLKESMRSLAVFRRLPELDRRLSVLEKKTEK from the coding sequence ATGGAGTTTACAGTCAGACAGATCGCTACGTTGTTAGCGGGCGACGTAGTTGGAGATGATACACTGGTTATCAGTGGCCTGGCAAAAATTGACGAAGGCCAACCCGGTGACATCTCATTCCTGTCAAATCTTAAGTACGAAACGCATTTATACACAACGGGTTCCTCGGCAGTTATCGTCGACCGGACGTTTGAAGCCAAAAAGGCAGTAGCCGCCACGCTGATACAAGTCGATAATGCCTATTCGGCCTTCACTCGCCTGCTGGAAGAATATTATAAACTAATCAGTTTTTCGCGGCAGGGCGTTGAAGAACCTTCCTTTGTGGGGGAGAACAGCCAGCTTGGAGAGAAAATCTACCGGGGTGCCTTTTCATACATCGGTCGAAACTGTCGCATTGGGCAGAATGTGAAAATTTATCCGCATGCTTACGTGGGCAACAACGTGACCATTGGCGATAACACAATCATTCATACCGGAGCCCGGGTTCTGGACGACTGTCTGGTAGGTAATCACTGCGTGATCCACCCAAATGCTGTTATTGGCAGCGAAGGCTTCGGGTTTGCCCCGCAGGCTGATGGTACGTATAAAACAATTCCGCAACTGGGTAACGTTGTTCTCGAAGATTACGTCAATGTGGGTTCCAACACAACAATTGACTGTGCTACGCTGGGTTCGACCATTATCCGGCGGGGTGCCAAGCTGGATAACCTGATTCAGATTGCTCATAACGTCGAGATTGGCCAGAATACCGTTATTGCTGCCCAGACGGGCATATCGGGATCTACCAAGATTGGTGATAACTGCGTGATTGCGGGTCAGGTCGGTTTTGCGGGCCATCTAACCATTGCCAACGGCACCAAAGTAGGCGCACAGTCGGGTGTGGGTAAAAACGTGACGCAGGAAGGCTTATCAATAAACAGTTCGCCTGCTTTCGACCTGAAAGAGAGTATGCGTTCGCTGGCCGTTTTCCGCCGGCTACCGGAGCTGGACCGCCGGTTAAGCGTATTAGAGAAAAAAACAGAAAAATGA
- a CDS encoding HD domain-containing protein, whose translation MAAPNKKKILNDPVYGFITIPTELIYDLVEHPYFQRLRRIKQMGLADYIYPGALHTRFHHALGAMHLMGQAMQTLQSKGHRISDAECEAAQIAILLHDVGHGPFSHVLESSLLDHVSHETISLLLMQELNRQFDGRLTMAIRMFDGTYERPFFHQLISSQLDMDRMDYLNRDGYYTGVAEGAIGAERIIKMLDLVDDQLVVEAKGVLSVENFLNARRLMYWQVYLHKTSICCESMLVQILRRARFLIRQDADTGQSVSAPATFELFLRESVSLLDFQTDKKYLNAFTQLDDYDVWGSIKQWALHPDQVLSSLCRMLLDRHLFKIVLSTEPFDDGLVQELTSQLRQAGVLEEDISYFLVEGQATNAAYLPSQERINIKLKSGTVIDIAEASDLSNVHVLTNIVRRYYVCWARGLDIFATVDQQPVS comes from the coding sequence ATGGCAGCGCCTAACAAAAAGAAAATTCTCAACGACCCAGTCTACGGGTTTATCACCATTCCGACCGAACTTATCTACGATCTGGTCGAGCACCCGTATTTTCAGCGGCTCCGGCGCATTAAACAGATGGGTTTGGCCGATTATATCTATCCGGGTGCACTTCATACCCGATTCCATCACGCGCTGGGGGCCATGCACCTGATGGGACAGGCCATGCAGACACTCCAGAGCAAAGGGCACCGCATCAGCGATGCCGAGTGCGAAGCCGCTCAGATTGCCATTCTGCTGCATGACGTTGGTCATGGCCCCTTTTCGCACGTACTGGAATCGTCGCTGCTTGATCACGTATCGCACGAGACCATCTCGCTGCTGCTGATGCAGGAGCTGAACCGGCAGTTCGACGGGCGGTTGACGATGGCAATCCGAATGTTTGATGGCACGTATGAACGTCCGTTTTTTCACCAGCTTATTTCGAGCCAGCTGGATATGGACCGCATGGACTACCTCAACCGCGACGGCTATTATACCGGTGTGGCAGAGGGAGCTATCGGGGCCGAACGGATCATCAAGATGCTGGATCTGGTCGATGACCAACTGGTGGTGGAAGCCAAAGGGGTGCTGAGTGTCGAGAACTTTCTGAACGCCCGGCGGCTCATGTACTGGCAGGTCTACTTACACAAAACGTCGATCTGCTGTGAGTCTATGCTGGTGCAGATTCTGCGTCGGGCCCGGTTTCTGATTCGTCAGGACGCCGATACTGGCCAATCCGTCAGCGCGCCAGCCACGTTCGAACTCTTTCTGCGCGAAAGTGTGTCGCTGCTGGATTTTCAGACGGATAAAAAATACCTGAATGCCTTTACACAACTGGACGACTACGATGTCTGGGGCTCGATCAAACAGTGGGCTCTGCATCCCGATCAGGTTCTGTCATCCTTATGCAGGATGCTGCTCGACCGGCACCTGTTCAAAATCGTGCTCTCTACCGAACCGTTCGACGACGGGCTGGTGCAGGAGTTAACCAGCCAGCTCCGCCAGGCAGGCGTACTAGAAGAGGATATTTCGTATTTTCTGGTGGAGGGCCAGGCGACCAATGCCGCTTACCTGCCATCGCAGGAACGAATCAATATCAAACTGAAGTCGGGTACAGTCATCGATATTGCCGAAGCCTCTGATCTCTCGAATGTTCATGTTCTTACCAATATTGTCCGGCGTTACTACGTTTGCTGGGCAAGGGGGCTGGACATATTCGCCACTGTCGACCAGCAACCCGTTTCGTGA
- a CDS encoding DinB family protein, which translates to MTEIQMLINQTADAYQWTNKLVEALPFIKWQIIPPTVESSIDWQVGHLIISQYFHSIMVIRGHQMDILQKLPIREYSELFTLSGPAQSVGKVESAKLGSDLLVMQQKSLAILATLQVSELDNPLEPTPTPHPIATTKREAIDWNIKHTMYHCGQIGLIKRVVDKRHDFGLRLAQ; encoded by the coding sequence ATGACTGAAATCCAGATGTTGATCAACCAGACCGCTGATGCCTACCAGTGGACTAATAAGCTGGTTGAGGCTTTGCCATTTATCAAGTGGCAGATTATTCCGCCGACGGTCGAATCCAGTATAGATTGGCAAGTAGGGCATTTGATTATCAGTCAGTATTTCCATTCTATAATGGTCATTCGAGGCCACCAAATGGACATTCTCCAAAAGCTTCCTATCCGAGAATATAGTGAGTTGTTCACCCTATCTGGTCCTGCCCAATCAGTAGGTAAAGTAGAGTCAGCTAAGTTAGGATCTGACTTACTGGTTATGCAACAAAAGTCGTTGGCGATCCTAGCGACGCTGCAAGTTTCGGAACTGGATAATCCGTTAGAGCCAACCCCTACTCCTCATCCAATCGCCACTACAAAACGAGAGGCCATTGATTGGAATATCAAGCACACCATGTACCACTGTGGCCAGATTGGGCTCATTAAGCGCGTAGTAGATAAGCGTCACGATTTCGGTCTACGATTAGCCCAATAA
- a CDS encoding transposase: MTKQWQPLTDPQWAAISPFFDLRRKRTHNLRHIVDALLWLLRTGCQWRNLPSHWPHWQAVYYYFDQWKQAGIFEQINAALNQLDRQQAGRASHPSVLCIDSQSVKLHPMILS, from the coding sequence ATGACTAAACAGTGGCAACCACTGACCGACCCTCAATGGGCCGCAATTTCGCCTTTCTTTGACCTTCGACGCAAGCGGACTCATAATTTGCGCCACATCGTAGACGCCTTGTTGTGGTTGCTTCGAACCGGCTGTCAGTGGCGTAACCTGCCCTCGCATTGGCCACACTGGCAGGCGGTGTACTACTATTTCGATCAGTGGAAACAGGCTGGTATATTTGAGCAGATCAACGCTGCTTTGAATCAACTCGACCGTCAGCAAGCCGGACGAGCAAGTCATCCATCAGTACTATGCATTGATTCACAAAGCGTTAAGTTGCATCCCATGATCTTGTCTTAG
- a CDS encoding IS3 family transposase has translation MKQFENQVSRTLLCQWLSVPRSVFYYQPQSGRPGARPSQVTMKRDGSWVDNQLVVVSIRQLLDVEFNALGYEYITHELKKEYLINKKKVYRLMQEHNLLLGKVIRPMGKREFVKFRRIEATKPLEYLCWDIKYVWVEGERRNYYLLSVIDVYSRKILDWLFQGSIRQIDLINLFRRINRNHELKGVILRNDNGSQFIAHSVRNFLKSSEIKQEFTHVATPEENSYIEAFHSILEHDVIERNVFDSYYEAKEMLGRYFFHYNNHRLHRSIGFVTPQQKWEEAQVIYDTTFSENLSS, from the coding sequence ATGAAACAGTTTGAAAATCAAGTAAGTCGTACCCTGTTATGCCAGTGGCTTAGTGTACCTCGGAGCGTGTTTTACTACCAACCACAATCAGGTAGACCTGGAGCACGCCCCAGCCAGGTAACCATGAAACGGGATGGATCGTGGGTAGACAACCAACTGGTCGTGGTCAGTATTCGGCAACTGCTGGATGTTGAGTTCAATGCCCTTGGCTACGAATACATCACCCACGAGTTGAAAAAAGAATACTTAATCAATAAGAAAAAGGTGTATCGACTCATGCAAGAGCATAATTTACTTCTGGGCAAAGTGATCCGACCGATGGGCAAGCGGGAATTTGTTAAATTCAGACGAATCGAAGCGACCAAGCCCTTGGAATACCTGTGCTGGGATATCAAATACGTCTGGGTAGAAGGGGAACGGCGGAATTACTATCTGTTGAGCGTCATTGATGTGTATAGCCGCAAAATTCTGGATTGGCTATTCCAAGGCAGTATTCGTCAAATCGACTTAATCAATCTTTTTCGACGAATCAACCGGAATCATGAACTGAAGGGCGTCATTTTGCGCAATGATAATGGCAGTCAATTCATTGCTCACTCGGTACGTAACTTTTTGAAAAGCTCCGAAATCAAGCAGGAATTCACTCATGTGGCCACCCCTGAAGAGAACTCGTACATTGAAGCTTTTCACAGCATTCTAGAACATGATGTGATCGAGCGCAATGTATTTGACAGCTATTATGAGGCCAAAGAAATGTTAGGGCGTTATTTTTTCCATTACAACAATCACCGTCTTCATCGTTCGATTGGTTTTGTAACACCTCAGCAGAAATGGGAGGAAGCACAGGTAATTTACGACACAACCTTTTCAGAAAATTTGTCCAGCTAA
- a CDS encoding transposase: protein MSKLRRSFTPDDRYSIVQEAIRDGHAETCRKYNLSPSLLRKWKLKYLSKGKEGLKDSYARVDPQLRVLEEENERLKRIVAKQALELEIKSELLKKTPIHSRRS from the coding sequence ATGAGCAAATTAAGGCGGAGTTTTACTCCCGATGACCGCTATTCTATCGTCCAGGAAGCCATTCGTGACGGCCATGCCGAGACTTGTCGAAAATACAATCTATCTCCTTCGCTGCTGCGCAAGTGGAAATTGAAGTATTTGAGTAAAGGCAAAGAAGGCCTCAAAGATTCTTACGCACGCGTCGATCCCCAGCTTCGAGTGCTCGAAGAAGAAAATGAACGCCTGAAGCGGATTGTAGCAAAACAAGCTTTGGAACTGGAGATCAAAAGTGAGCTACTAAAAAAAACTCCTATTCACTCCAGGAGAAGCTAG
- a CDS encoding transposase, with product MVSECKRTKLFLQFCPVIQGVKTICEQRGLDGNKRINGRKRTLIVDTQGRLWVADVSAANEADGPLAVPLITNMLWRVGERLEKIYGDQAYNGVFARELEGWSIVFEKASRPESAQGFVPVAKRWVVERSIAWTNFFRRIVKDYEYTVASSVNWLYLANIQVILQRI from the coding sequence ATGGTATCTGAATGTAAAAGGACTAAACTGTTTTTACAATTTTGTCCAGTCATTCAGGGGGTTAAGACAATCTGTGAACAGCGCGGTCTAGACGGCAACAAGCGTATCAATGGCCGCAAACGAACTCTAATCGTGGATACCCAGGGGCGCTTGTGGGTAGCTGACGTATCGGCGGCTAACGAGGCTGACGGCCCCTTAGCCGTGCCATTGATCACCAACATGCTGTGGCGCGTAGGCGAACGGCTGGAGAAAATCTACGGCGATCAAGCTTATAACGGCGTGTTTGCCCGTGAGTTGGAGGGGTGGAGTATTGTATTTGAAAAAGCCTCGCGTCCCGAGTCCGCTCAAGGCTTTGTACCAGTAGCTAAGCGATGGGTAGTCGAACGCAGCATCGCTTGGACCAATTTCTTCCGCCGGATCGTCAAGGACTATGAGTATACGGTAGCTTCTTCGGTCAACTGGCTGTATTTGGCTAACATTCAAGTGATACTACAGCGTATTTGA
- a CDS encoding transglutaminase N-terminal domain-containing protein has protein sequence MTTRVELLHQTHYHYERPVLLSAQWVRLKPAVHCLSTIESYQLTIEPTNHLRHWQQDPFGNLVARIDFLEVVESVTIQVQLIAKLEPVNPFDFLVDACADNFPFMYEPQIRKALTSYLEVTEHGPRLTQWVRQINQQPRRSTIDFLVGLTQQIYQMISYQSRLQAGVQPAEVTLQRASGSCRDSAWLLVQLIRSLGLATRFVSGYLVQLAPDTPGDTPSDGLGRDTFDLHAWAEVYVPGAGWIGLDATSGLLTTQGHIPLASAPAPAGAAPIEGTTESVKTWLTYSSTLIRLP, from the coding sequence ATGACGACACGTGTTGAACTCCTTCATCAGACGCATTATCACTATGAGCGGCCGGTCTTATTATCCGCTCAATGGGTGCGACTCAAACCAGCGGTTCATTGTCTATCTACGATCGAATCGTATCAACTCACCATTGAGCCGACTAATCACCTGCGACACTGGCAGCAAGACCCGTTTGGTAATCTTGTGGCACGAATCGACTTTTTGGAGGTTGTTGAATCCGTGACCATTCAGGTTCAACTAATTGCCAAACTGGAGCCGGTTAATCCTTTTGATTTCCTAGTTGATGCCTGCGCTGATAACTTCCCCTTTATGTATGAGCCTCAGATTCGAAAAGCGCTGACATCCTATCTGGAAGTTACTGAACATGGGCCTCGCCTGACTCAATGGGTCCGCCAGATCAACCAACAGCCCAGGCGGAGCACGATTGATTTTTTGGTTGGCCTTACCCAACAAATCTACCAAATGATTTCGTACCAGAGTCGTCTCCAAGCGGGGGTGCAACCGGCAGAAGTAACGCTGCAGCGAGCGAGTGGCTCGTGTCGGGATTCGGCCTGGCTATTGGTGCAATTGATCCGTTCGCTCGGGCTAGCTACCCGGTTCGTTTCTGGCTATCTGGTACAACTAGCACCAGATACGCCTGGGGATACTCCTTCTGACGGGCTAGGCCGGGATACGTTTGACTTGCATGCTTGGGCTGAGGTTTACGTTCCAGGTGCTGGCTGGATCGGTCTGGATGCCACATCAGGCCTTCTGACTACTCAAGGCCATATTCCGCTTGCCTCAGCACCCGCCCCAGCTGGGGCGGCTCCTATTGAGGGGACAACCGAGTCCGTCAAAACATGGCTTACATACAGCAGTACTTTGATTCGTTTACCCTAA
- a CDS encoding 3-oxoacyl-ACP synthase III family protein: MIRSVITATGSYIPETIVRNQDFLTTPFFSQDGLALATPPTTLLDQFEAITGIHQRRYARPHQQASDLGLLAAQQALSSAGIDPETLDYLIVAHNFGDVAHQSNRVSLVPSLASRIKAGLAIKNPQCVAYDLAFGCPGWLEGVIQANYYIQSGDAQRCLIIGTETLSRVIDPGDRDSLLFSDGSGAIILEACSTGQTGLLAHHTQTHAYEHVNLLKMDKAYQHTDDKRADRFMKMSGRKLYEFALQQVPQVIKRALDKAGISLTVIKKILIHQANQKMDVAILNRLFKLYDQECPDLELMPMTISWLGNSSVATIPTLLDLIRRGQLVNQRIAVGDTIVLASVGAGMSINAVVYQF; the protein is encoded by the coding sequence ATGATTCGTTCGGTTATTACGGCTACCGGCAGCTACATCCCGGAAACGATTGTTCGAAATCAGGATTTTCTGACTACTCCATTCTTCTCCCAGGATGGGCTTGCTCTAGCTACTCCTCCAACTACGCTGCTTGACCAGTTTGAAGCCATCACCGGCATTCACCAACGGCGCTACGCTCGCCCCCATCAGCAAGCCTCTGATCTAGGTTTACTAGCGGCCCAGCAAGCGCTAAGCAGCGCTGGTATTGACCCTGAAACGCTGGATTACCTGATTGTAGCGCATAATTTTGGGGATGTGGCTCACCAAAGCAACCGGGTGAGTTTAGTGCCTTCCCTGGCTTCGCGCATCAAGGCTGGCCTGGCGATAAAGAACCCCCAATGTGTGGCCTATGATTTAGCCTTCGGCTGTCCAGGTTGGCTGGAGGGGGTTATCCAGGCGAACTATTACATTCAGTCAGGTGACGCCCAGCGCTGTTTGATCATCGGTACCGAAACGCTATCGCGGGTGATTGATCCGGGCGACCGAGATTCTTTATTGTTTAGTGATGGTAGTGGCGCCATAATTTTAGAAGCCTGCTCGACTGGTCAGACTGGTTTGCTGGCTCATCATACCCAGACCCATGCCTACGAGCATGTGAATTTGTTGAAAATGGACAAAGCCTACCAGCACACCGATGATAAGCGTGCTGATCGATTCATGAAAATGAGCGGGCGTAAACTATATGAATTTGCGTTGCAACAGGTGCCCCAGGTGATAAAAAGGGCATTGGATAAAGCAGGGATAAGCCTTACTGTGATCAAGAAAATCCTGATTCATCAGGCCAACCAGAAAATGGATGTAGCTATTCTGAATCGGCTGTTCAAGCTGTACGATCAAGAATGTCCTGACTTAGAGTTGATGCCCATGACGATTTCTTGGCTAGGCAATAGTTCGGTGGCAACAATACCAACTTTATTGGATTTAATCCGGCGGGGCCAGCTTGTTAATCAACGTATCGCTGTCGGGGATACCATCGTTTTGGCCTCAGTAGGGGCTGGAATGAGCATCAATGCGGTAGTCTATCAATTTTAG